In a genomic window of Streptomyces katrae:
- a CDS encoding transglycosylase family protein, translated as MLPGNGRHRRPRQVPAIVVTAGVTGSALALPLLAATGANAADTATWDKVADCESGGTWSANFGSGAYGGLQFTLEQWKNAGGLEYAERPDLASRSQQIAVAERVLESQGPEAWPLCSASAGLSKNGPKPDVDTGTSKIPGPVGPTPVRPDFSVPSTGRDKPSTDFGAPTPAPGTPGPGVLPDYPLGATSGLPVMPEPDYSLPPTPTTGPTVPPTTPANPGNPGNQNGQGNQGNSNNQGNPANPTAPGTPTAPVDPTAPATPGATPSPSASAGASDGSGKHRGPAAVEVPAAPGAASAAAAEPVYTVKPGDSLAAIADANGLKGGWTALYQANEQVIGKDADLIKPGQNLDLTKK; from the coding sequence ATGCTTCCCGGGAACGGCCGCCACAGACGACCCCGTCAGGTCCCCGCCATCGTCGTCACCGCCGGAGTCACCGGCTCAGCGCTGGCACTGCCGCTGCTCGCCGCCACGGGCGCGAACGCGGCCGACACCGCGACGTGGGACAAGGTCGCCGACTGCGAGAGCGGCGGCACGTGGAGCGCCAACTTCGGCAGCGGGGCCTACGGCGGCCTCCAGTTCACCCTGGAGCAGTGGAAGAACGCGGGCGGACTCGAGTACGCGGAGCGCCCCGACCTCGCGAGCCGGTCGCAGCAGATAGCGGTGGCCGAGCGGGTGCTGGAATCCCAGGGCCCCGAGGCGTGGCCGCTGTGCTCCGCCTCGGCCGGGCTGTCCAAGAACGGGCCGAAGCCCGACGTGGACACCGGCACCTCCAAGATCCCCGGCCCGGTCGGCCCCACCCCGGTCCGGCCCGACTTCTCGGTGCCCTCCACCGGCCGGGACAAGCCCTCCACGGACTTCGGGGCGCCCACCCCGGCTCCCGGCACCCCGGGCCCGGGCGTACTCCCGGACTACCCGCTGGGCGCCACCAGCGGACTGCCCGTCATGCCGGAGCCGGACTACTCCCTGCCGCCCACCCCGACCACGGGCCCCACCGTCCCGCCCACCACCCCGGCGAACCCGGGCAACCCGGGCAATCAGAACGGCCAGGGCAACCAGGGCAACTCCAACAACCAGGGCAACCCGGCCAATCCGACCGCCCCCGGCACCCCGACCGCCCCGGTCGACCCGACGGCCCCGGCCACCCCGGGCGCCACGCCCTCTCCCTCGGCCTCCGCCGGCGCCTCCGACGGCAGCGGCAAGCACCGCGGCCCGGCCGCGGTCGAGGTGCCCGCGGCCCCTGGCGCGGCGTCAGCCGCCGCCGCGGAGCCCGTGTACACGGTGAAGCCGGGCGACAGCCTGGCGGCCATCGCGGACGCCAACGGCCTCAAGGGCGGCTGGACCGCCCTCTACCAGGCCAACGAGCAGGTCATCGGCAAGGACGCGGACCTCATCAAGCCCGGCCAGAACCTGGATCTAACCAAGAAATAG
- the eno gene encoding phosphopyruvate hydratase: MLVPSIDVVVAREILDSRGNPTVEVEVGLDDGSTGRAAVPSGASTGAFEAVELRDGDPNRYLGKGVEKAVLAVIEQLGPELVGYDATEQRLIDQAMIDLDATENKGSLGANAILGVSLAVAHAASEASDLPLFRYLGGPNAHLLPVPMMNILNGGSHADSNVDIQEFMIAPIGAESFSEALRWGAEVYHTLKKVLHTKGLSTGLGDEGGFAPNLESNRAALDLIIEAIKQAGYVPGKDIALALDVAASEFYKDGKYQFEGQSRSAAEMTEYYEELVSAYPLVSIEDPLFEDDWAGWKTVTERLGSKVQIVGDDLFVTNPERLARGIEEGSANALLVKVNQIGSLTETLDAVEMAQRNGFKCMMSHRSGETEDVTIADLAVAVNCGQIKTGAPARSDRVAKYNQLLRIEEILDDAAVYAGRSAFPRFKG, from the coding sequence ATGCTCGTGCCGTCCATCGACGTCGTCGTAGCCCGGGAAATCCTGGACTCCCGAGGCAACCCCACGGTCGAGGTCGAGGTGGGCCTCGACGACGGCAGCACCGGCCGTGCTGCAGTTCCGTCCGGTGCCTCCACCGGAGCGTTCGAAGCCGTAGAGCTCCGCGACGGTGACCCCAACCGCTACCTGGGCAAGGGCGTCGAGAAGGCCGTCCTCGCCGTCATCGAGCAGCTCGGCCCGGAGCTGGTCGGCTACGACGCCACCGAGCAGCGCCTGATCGACCAGGCGATGATCGACCTGGACGCCACCGAGAACAAGGGCTCCCTCGGCGCCAACGCCATCCTCGGCGTCTCCCTCGCCGTCGCGCACGCCGCGTCCGAGGCCTCCGACCTCCCGCTCTTCCGCTACCTCGGCGGCCCGAACGCGCACCTGCTGCCCGTTCCGATGATGAACATCCTCAACGGCGGGTCGCACGCGGACTCCAACGTCGACATCCAGGAGTTCATGATCGCGCCGATCGGCGCGGAGTCCTTCTCCGAGGCCCTTCGCTGGGGTGCCGAGGTCTACCACACCCTCAAGAAGGTCCTGCACACCAAGGGCCTCTCCACCGGCCTGGGCGACGAGGGCGGCTTCGCCCCGAACCTGGAGTCCAACCGCGCCGCGCTCGACCTCATCATCGAGGCCATCAAGCAGGCCGGCTACGTCCCGGGCAAGGACATCGCGCTCGCGCTCGACGTCGCCGCGTCCGAGTTCTACAAGGACGGCAAGTACCAGTTCGAGGGCCAGTCCCGCTCGGCCGCCGAGATGACCGAGTACTACGAGGAGCTCGTCTCCGCGTACCCGCTGGTCTCCATCGAGGACCCGCTGTTCGAGGACGACTGGGCCGGCTGGAAGACCGTCACCGAGCGCCTGGGCTCCAAGGTCCAGATCGTCGGCGACGACCTCTTCGTCACCAACCCCGAGCGCCTCGCCCGCGGCATCGAGGAGGGCTCCGCGAACGCCCTGCTCGTCAAGGTCAACCAGATCGGTTCGCTGACCGAGACCCTCGACGCCGTCGAGATGGCCCAGCGCAACGGCTTCAAGTGCATGATGTCCCACCGCTCCGGCGAGACCGAGGACGTCACCATCGCCGACCTCGCCGTCGCGGTGAACTGCGGCCAGATCAAGACCGGCGCCCCGGCCCGCTCGGACCGCGTCGCCAAGTACAACCAGCTGCTGCGCATCGAGGAGATCCTCGACGACGCCGCGGTGTACGCCGGGCGCAGCGCCTTCCCGCGCTTCAAGGGCTGA
- a CDS encoding transglycosylase family protein, translating into MLLSGKGKHRRGSKAVRIVTLAGVAGVAVAAPLMAAGSASAATVSEWDKVAACESGGNWSINTGNGYYGGLQFSASTWAAYGGKAYAAQANQATKSQQIAIAEKVLKGQGKGAWPSCGVGLSNSAYNGGGSTTTPAKPKPETKPAPAKPAPAKPSTPKADTETKSTGSGSGDWTPSKPAPAKPSAPKTGTPATGNGSYTVQEGDTLGTIAEANGVKGGWEKLFDLNKDTVQDADLIFPGQKLNLG; encoded by the coding sequence ATGCTGCTTTCCGGCAAGGGCAAGCACCGCCGCGGCTCCAAGGCCGTCCGCATCGTCACGCTCGCCGGTGTCGCCGGTGTGGCCGTCGCCGCGCCGCTGATGGCCGCCGGCTCCGCCAGCGCCGCCACCGTCTCGGAGTGGGACAAGGTCGCCGCGTGCGAGTCCGGCGGCAACTGGTCCATCAACACCGGCAACGGCTACTACGGCGGCCTCCAGTTCTCCGCCTCCACGTGGGCCGCGTACGGCGGCAAGGCGTACGCCGCGCAGGCCAACCAGGCCACCAAGTCGCAGCAGATAGCCATCGCCGAGAAGGTCCTCAAGGGCCAGGGCAAGGGCGCCTGGCCGTCCTGCGGCGTCGGCCTGTCCAACTCCGCCTACAACGGCGGCGGCTCGACCACCACCCCGGCCAAGCCGAAGCCGGAGACCAAGCCGGCCCCGGCCAAGCCCGCCCCGGCGAAGCCCTCCACCCCGAAGGCCGACACCGAGACCAAGTCCACCGGCTCCGGCTCCGGCGACTGGACCCCGTCCAAGCCCGCCCCGGCCAAGCCGTCGGCCCCGAAGACCGGGACCCCGGCGACCGGCAACGGCTCGTACACGGTCCAGGAGGGCGACACCCTCGGCACCATCGCCGAGGCCAACGGCGTCAAGGGCGGCTGGGAGAAGCTGTTCGACCTGAACAAGGACACCGTCCAGGACGCCGACCTGATCTTCCCGGGTCAGAAGCTGAACCTCGGCTGA
- a CDS encoding SAM-dependent methyltransferase, with protein MTDAAPRLAALAETLLGAPLPVRIRAWDGSEAGPAAGPALVLNHRRALRHMLWKPGELGLARAWVAGDLTVDGDLFEMLDKVAGLVWERDHAAAPVPARRPRSGLAKLAALRPHLPARASGAAGTAALLRDPATRAAVRELVALARPWTRPAPPPEEAVRQGGIIHSKSRDRHAISHHYDVGNEFYEHVLGPSMVYSCAYWTEGGTLEEAQRDKLDLVCRKLALKPGQRLLDVGCGWGSMALHAAREYGVQVTGVTLSTEQAAYARKRIADEGLTDRIEIRVQDYRDVKDGPYDAISSIGMAEHVGSVRYREYAGILHALLAPGGRLLNHQIGRPPEPDEAAYEIDEFIDAYVFPDGELSPVGSTVGELEKAGFEVRDVEALREHYALTLRAWVARLEEHWDEAVRLTSPGRARVWLLYMAASALGFEHARLGVNQILAVKPGGGGTSGMPLRSRVWGGA; from the coding sequence ATGACCGACGCCGCGCCGCGGCTGGCAGCCCTTGCCGAAACCCTGCTGGGCGCCCCCCTGCCCGTCCGCATACGTGCCTGGGACGGCAGCGAGGCCGGCCCCGCCGCCGGCCCCGCCCTGGTGCTCAACCACCGGCGCGCCCTGCGCCACATGCTGTGGAAGCCGGGCGAACTGGGCCTGGCCCGCGCCTGGGTGGCCGGTGACCTGACCGTCGACGGCGACCTGTTCGAGATGCTGGACAAGGTGGCCGGACTCGTCTGGGAGCGCGACCACGCGGCCGCGCCCGTCCCCGCCCGCCGCCCCCGCAGCGGCCTGGCCAAGCTCGCCGCGCTGCGCCCGCACCTGCCCGCGCGCGCCTCGGGCGCCGCCGGAACGGCCGCCCTGCTGCGCGACCCGGCGACCCGCGCCGCCGTACGGGAGCTCGTGGCCCTGGCCCGCCCGTGGACGCGGCCCGCCCCGCCGCCGGAGGAGGCCGTCCGCCAGGGCGGGATCATCCACTCCAAGAGCCGCGACCGGCACGCCATCAGCCACCACTACGACGTGGGCAACGAGTTCTACGAGCACGTCCTCGGCCCCTCGATGGTGTACTCCTGCGCCTACTGGACCGAGGGCGGCACCCTGGAGGAGGCCCAGCGCGACAAGCTGGACCTGGTCTGCCGCAAGCTGGCCCTGAAGCCCGGCCAGCGGCTGCTGGACGTCGGCTGCGGCTGGGGTTCGATGGCCCTGCACGCCGCCCGCGAGTACGGGGTGCAGGTCACCGGTGTCACCCTCTCCACCGAGCAGGCCGCCTACGCCCGCAAGCGGATCGCCGACGAGGGCCTGACCGACCGGATCGAGATCCGCGTCCAGGACTACCGGGACGTCAAGGACGGCCCGTACGACGCGATTTCCTCGATCGGCATGGCCGAGCACGTCGGCTCCGTGCGCTACCGCGAGTACGCCGGGATCCTGCACGCACTGCTGGCCCCGGGCGGCCGCCTGCTCAACCACCAGATCGGCCGGCCCCCGGAGCCCGACGAAGCGGCGTACGAGATCGACGAGTTCATAGACGCCTACGTCTTCCCCGACGGGGAGCTCTCCCCGGTCGGCTCCACCGTCGGCGAGCTGGAGAAGGCCGGCTTCGAGGTCCGCGACGTGGAGGCGCTGCGCGAGCACTACGCGCTGACCCTGCGGGCCTGGGTGGCCCGGCTGGAGGAGCACTGGGACGAGGCCGTACGGCTCACCTCGCCCGGCCGCGCCCGGGTCTGGCTGCTCTACATGGCGGCTTCGGCGCTGGGCTTCGAGCACGCGCGCCTCGGGGTCAACCAGATCCTGGCCGTGAAGCCGGGCGGCGGCGGGACCTCGGGGATGCCGCTGCGCTCCCGGGTCTGGGGCGGCGCGTAG
- a CDS encoding Ppx/GppA phosphatase family protein has protein sequence MTRVAGIDCGTNSIRLLVADCDPATGELVELDRRMTIVRLGQGVDKTGRLAPEALQRTFAACREYAAVIKELGAERIRFVATSASRDAENREDFVRGVLDILGVEPEVISGDQEAEFSFTGATRELTGDTALERPFLVVDIGGGSTEFVVGEEHVRAARSVDVGCVRMTERHLVVDGEVTDPPTGAQIAAMRADIEAALDLAAETVPLEEARTLVGLAGSVTTVAAIALDLPEYRSERIHHSRISYEQVREISERMLTATHAERSAIPVMHPGRVDVIGAGALVLLAIMERTGAAEVVVSEHDILDGIAWSVA, from the coding sequence ATGACCCGGGTCGCCGGCATCGACTGCGGTACCAACTCCATCCGCCTCCTCGTCGCCGACTGCGACCCGGCCACCGGGGAGCTGGTCGAGCTCGACCGCCGGATGACCATCGTCCGGCTCGGCCAGGGCGTGGACAAGACCGGCCGGCTGGCCCCGGAGGCGCTGCAGCGCACCTTCGCGGCCTGCCGCGAGTACGCCGCGGTGATCAAGGAGCTGGGCGCCGAGCGGATCCGTTTCGTGGCCACCTCGGCCTCGCGCGACGCCGAGAACCGCGAGGACTTCGTCCGGGGCGTCCTGGACATCCTGGGCGTGGAGCCCGAGGTGATCTCCGGGGACCAGGAGGCGGAGTTCTCCTTCACCGGCGCCACCAGGGAGCTGACCGGTGACACGGCCCTGGAGCGGCCCTTCCTGGTGGTGGACATCGGCGGAGGCTCGACCGAGTTCGTCGTCGGCGAAGAGCACGTGCGCGCGGCCCGCTCCGTCGACGTGGGCTGCGTCCGGATGACCGAGCGCCACCTGGTGGTGGACGGTGAGGTCACCGACCCGCCGACCGGGGCGCAGATCGCCGCCATGCGCGCCGACATCGAGGCGGCCCTGGACCTGGCCGCCGAGACCGTCCCGCTGGAGGAGGCCCGCACCCTGGTGGGCCTGGCCGGCTCGGTGACCACGGTCGCCGCGATCGCCCTGGACCTGCCGGAGTACCGCTCCGAGCGCATCCACCACTCCCGCATCTCCTACGAGCAGGTCCGCGAGATCAGCGAGCGCATGCTGACCGCCACCCACGCCGAGCGCTCGGCGATCCCGGTGATGCATCCCGGGCGGGTCGACGTGATCGGCGCCGGCGCCCTGGTCCTGCTCGCGATCATGGAACGCACCGGCGCCGCCGAGGTCGTGGTCTCCGAGCACGACATCCTGGACGGCATCGCCTGGTCCGTGGCCTGA
- a CDS encoding FtsB family cell division protein: MAGNRDRFSTFSTATRLRQLGERTAAHVYRSQSRRVVRRSRLTGRAALLVLVLCTLVVALAYPMRQYVSQRSEIADQQRAAATARKRLEQLRDEKARWQDPAYAEQQARRHLHFLRPGEIGYIMTDPGAAAAEHRRGGQSGSDRPWYSNVWDGVDKADRPGD; the protein is encoded by the coding sequence ATGGCCGGGAACCGGGATCGGTTCTCCACCTTCTCCACGGCGACCAGGCTCCGGCAGCTCGGCGAGCGGACCGCGGCCCACGTCTACCGCTCGCAGTCCCGCCGGGTCGTGCGCCGCAGCCGGCTCACCGGCCGGGCGGCCCTGCTGGTGCTCGTCCTCTGTACGCTGGTCGTCGCCCTGGCGTACCCGATGCGCCAGTACGTGTCCCAGCGCTCGGAGATCGCCGACCAGCAGCGGGCCGCCGCCACCGCGCGCAAGCGCCTGGAGCAGCTTCGCGACGAGAAGGCGCGCTGGCAGGACCCCGCCTACGCGGAGCAGCAGGCGCGCAGGCACCTGCACTTCCTGCGCCCGGGGGAGATCGGCTACATCATGACCGACCCCGGGGCCGCGGCCGCGGAGCACCGCCGCGGCGGCCAGAGCGGATCCGACCGCCCCTGGTACTCCAACGTCTGGGACGGCGTCGACAAGGCCGACCGCCCCGGCGACTGA
- a CDS encoding NAD(P)/FAD-dependent oxidoreductase: MSTTERPRILVVGGGYVGLYAAKRIMKKMRYGEATVTVVDPRSYMTYQPFLPEVAAGSISPRHVVVPLRRVLPKAEVLTGRVTTIDQDRKVAVVTPLVGEAYELPFDYLVIALGAVSRTFPIPGLAEQGIGMKGVEEGIGLRNHVLEQLDKAESTTDENVRRKALTFVFVGGGFAGAETIGEVEDMARDAAKYYTTIKREDMRFILVDAADKILPEVGPKLGTWGKEHLESRGIEIYLNTSMDSCVDGHVVLKNGLEVDSNTIVWTAGVKPNPALARYGLPLGPRGHVDTAPTLQVQGTDYIWAAGDNAQVPDVASRKAGVENAWCPPNAQHALRQAKVLGDNVVSGMRGFPQKEYQHSNKGAVAGLGLHKGVAMIVMGKMKIKLKGRLAWYMHRGYHGMAMPTWNRKIRVFADWTLGMFLKREVVALGALETPREEFYEAAKPAPAPAAAAAPAEKAKA, translated from the coding sequence ATGAGCACCACGGAGCGTCCCAGGATCCTCGTTGTAGGAGGTGGGTACGTAGGCCTGTACGCAGCCAAGCGCATCATGAAGAAGATGCGCTACGGCGAGGCGACCGTCACGGTCGTCGACCCGCGCTCGTACATGACCTACCAGCCCTTCCTCCCCGAAGTGGCCGCAGGCAGCATCTCGCCTCGGCACGTCGTCGTCCCGCTGCGACGCGTGCTGCCCAAGGCTGAGGTTCTTACCGGCCGGGTCACCACCATCGACCAGGACCGCAAGGTCGCCGTCGTCACGCCGCTGGTCGGCGAGGCGTACGAGCTGCCCTTCGACTACCTGGTGATCGCGCTCGGCGCCGTCTCACGCACCTTCCCGATCCCCGGCCTGGCCGAACAGGGCATCGGTATGAAGGGCGTCGAAGAGGGCATCGGCCTGCGCAACCACGTCCTCGAACAGCTCGACAAGGCCGAGTCCACGACGGACGAGAACGTCCGCCGCAAGGCGCTCACCTTCGTCTTCGTCGGCGGCGGCTTCGCCGGCGCCGAGACGATCGGCGAGGTCGAGGACATGGCCCGCGACGCCGCGAAGTACTACACCACGATCAAGCGCGAGGACATGCGCTTCATCCTGGTCGACGCGGCCGACAAGATCCTCCCCGAGGTCGGGCCCAAGCTCGGCACCTGGGGCAAGGAGCACCTCGAGTCCCGCGGCATCGAGATCTACCTCAACACCTCCATGGACTCCTGCGTGGACGGCCACGTGGTGCTGAAGAACGGCCTCGAGGTCGACTCCAACACCATCGTGTGGACCGCGGGCGTCAAGCCGAACCCGGCGCTGGCCCGCTACGGCCTGCCGCTCGGCCCGCGCGGCCACGTGGACACCGCCCCGACCCTCCAGGTCCAGGGCACCGACTACATCTGGGCCGCCGGCGACAACGCCCAGGTCCCGGACGTCGCCTCCCGCAAGGCCGGCGTCGAGAACGCCTGGTGCCCGCCGAACGCCCAGCACGCGCTGCGCCAGGCCAAGGTCCTCGGCGACAACGTGGTCTCCGGCATGCGGGGCTTCCCGCAGAAGGAGTACCAGCACTCCAACAAGGGTGCGGTGGCGGGCCTCGGCCTCCACAAGGGCGTGGCGATGATCGTCATGGGCAAGATGAAGATCAAGCTCAAGGGCCGTCTCGCCTGGTACATGCACCGTGGCTACCACGGCATGGCCATGCCGACCTGGAACCGCAAGATCCGCGTCTTCGCGGACTGGACCCTCGGCATGTTCCTCAAGCGTGAGGTCGTCGCCCTCGGCGCCCTCGAAACCCCGCGCGAGGAGTTCTACGAGGCCGCCAAGCCGGCGCCGGCCCCCGCCGCCGCCGCTGCCCCGGCCGAGAAGGCCAAGGCCTGA
- a CDS encoding DUF501 domain-containing protein, with translation MQTPPPQTDRTEPTAADIEAFEQQLGRPPRGLRAIAHRCPCGQPDVVETAPRLPDGTPFPTLYYLTCPRAASAIGTLEANGVMKEMQARLAEDPELAAAYRKAHEDYIQRRDAIEVLQGFPSAGGMPDRVKCLHVLVGHSLAAGPGVNPFGDEALAMLPEWWAKGACVTPCGEKAKEGETA, from the coding sequence ATGCAGACGCCCCCGCCCCAGACCGACCGGACCGAGCCGACCGCCGCCGACATCGAGGCGTTCGAGCAGCAGCTCGGCCGCCCCCCGCGCGGGCTGCGCGCCATCGCGCACCGCTGCCCCTGCGGCCAGCCGGACGTCGTCGAGACCGCCCCGCGCCTCCCCGACGGCACCCCCTTCCCGACGCTGTACTACCTCACCTGTCCGCGCGCGGCCTCCGCGATCGGCACGCTGGAGGCCAACGGCGTGATGAAGGAGATGCAGGCCCGCCTCGCCGAGGACCCGGAGCTCGCCGCCGCCTACCGCAAGGCGCACGAGGACTACATCCAGCGGCGCGACGCCATCGAGGTGCTCCAGGGCTTCCCGAGCGCCGGCGGCATGCCGGACCGGGTGAAGTGCCTGCACGTGCTGGTCGGGCACTCGCTGGCGGCCGGCCCCGGGGTGAACCCGTTCGGCGACGAGGCCCTGGCGATGCTGCCGGAGTGGTGGGCCAAGGGCGCCTGCGTCACCCCGTGCGGTGAGAAGGCGAAGGAAGGGGAGACGGCATGA
- a CDS encoding ABC transporter permease gives MFRTALRNILAHKARLLMTVLAVTLGVAFVSGTLVFTDTLSKALSGQSAKSYDGIAVSVTSWGPSRNEDGQKEGEPGISQQTLDKVKAVRGVDSVSGRVSGFAGVGDENGKLIGSGWANKGSNYAPVTDGKDPRYAFTDGTGPAKDDQIALDRASAAKGGYKVGDKVRVATNGPVKEFALTGVFTTEDGAVNAGGSLVLFDTKVAQELYLQPGFYDELAVAAKAGTSADQLLSDIKPLLDTKHAKAQTGKELAAQQAKDIEKQMSSFSTMLLAFAGISLFVGVFLIYNTFTMLVAQRTRELALLRAVGAKRGQVMRSVLAEALVIGATSAAIGLVAGIGLAVGMRSVMDSIGAKIPDGDLVIAPGTVIAALVIGVVVTTLAALLPAWRTGRIAPVAAMGSAHLPATAKSLVVRNVLGSLISLAGIGIVFLGVSMGGDGRMVIGGGAGLMLIGMIVLLPLLSRPVIGAVRPLLQKVFGVPGKLAAQNAVRNPRRTAVTAASLAIGLTLVTTLSVLGITLGTAVDRMSTDKLKADYKVSMAGGIGGLDKSVADTLAKAPGIKAVSPQADGYFKIGDSFRSASGVNPATIGELLNIDVTSGSLASLGKGEVAVAESTAKKQNLTVGSTLQVQFEDGQKTALKIGAVYKDLEGLLSPYVVDNKVLGAHTDQQYVREVYVNATAGDSKAGQQAVIDALGKNPAMTVATRQDMRNEMGGIINTMLNIMYGLLGMALIISVLGVVNTLAMSVFERTQEIGMLRAIGLDRARVKNMIRLESVVISLFGAVLGMGIGLFLAWAVGSTLTKSVPNYELILPYGRLGVFLLLAAVVGVLAAMWPARSAARLNMLTAIKTE, from the coding sequence ATGTTCCGTACCGCCCTGCGCAACATCCTCGCGCACAAGGCCAGACTGCTGATGACGGTCCTCGCCGTCACCCTCGGCGTCGCCTTCGTCTCCGGCACCCTCGTCTTCACCGACACCCTGAGCAAGGCCCTCTCCGGCCAGTCCGCCAAGAGCTACGACGGCATAGCCGTCTCCGTCACCTCGTGGGGCCCGTCCCGCAACGAGGACGGCCAGAAGGAGGGCGAGCCCGGCATCAGCCAGCAGACCCTGGACAAGGTCAAGGCCGTGCGCGGCGTCGACTCCGTCTCCGGCCGGGTCTCCGGCTTCGCCGGCGTCGGTGACGAGAACGGCAAGCTGATCGGCTCCGGCTGGGCCAACAAGGGCTCCAACTACGCCCCCGTCACGGACGGCAAGGACCCCCGCTACGCCTTCACCGACGGCACCGGCCCCGCCAAGGACGACCAGATCGCCCTCGACAGGGCGTCCGCGGCCAAGGGCGGCTACAAGGTCGGCGACAAGGTCCGCGTCGCCACCAACGGCCCGGTCAAGGAGTTCGCCCTCACCGGCGTCTTCACCACCGAGGACGGCGCCGTCAACGCCGGCGGCAGCCTGGTCCTCTTCGACACCAAGGTCGCGCAGGAGCTCTACCTCCAGCCCGGCTTCTACGACGAGCTCGCCGTCGCCGCCAAGGCCGGCACCTCCGCCGACCAGCTGCTCTCCGACATCAAGCCGCTGCTCGACACCAAGCACGCCAAGGCCCAGACCGGCAAGGAACTCGCCGCCCAGCAGGCCAAGGACATCGAGAAGCAGATGAGCAGCTTCAGCACCATGCTGCTCGCCTTCGCCGGCATCTCCCTGTTCGTCGGCGTCTTCCTGATCTACAACACCTTCACCATGCTGGTCGCCCAGCGCACCAGGGAACTGGCCCTGCTGCGCGCCGTCGGCGCCAAGCGCGGCCAGGTGATGCGCTCGGTGCTCGCCGAGGCCCTGGTCATCGGCGCCACCTCCGCCGCGATCGGCCTGGTCGCCGGCATCGGCCTGGCGGTCGGCATGCGCTCCGTGATGGACTCCATCGGCGCCAAGATCCCCGACGGCGACCTCGTCATCGCCCCGGGCACGGTCATCGCCGCCCTGGTCATCGGCGTCGTCGTCACCACCCTCGCCGCCCTGCTGCCGGCCTGGCGCACCGGACGGATCGCCCCGGTCGCCGCCATGGGCAGCGCCCACCTCCCGGCCACCGCGAAGTCCCTGGTCGTGCGGAACGTCCTCGGCTCGCTCATCAGCCTCGCCGGCATCGGCATCGTCTTCCTCGGCGTGTCCATGGGCGGCGACGGCCGCATGGTCATCGGCGGCGGCGCCGGCCTGATGCTCATCGGCATGATCGTCCTGCTGCCGCTGCTGTCCCGGCCGGTCATCGGCGCCGTCCGCCCGCTCCTGCAGAAGGTGTTCGGCGTCCCCGGCAAGCTGGCCGCGCAGAACGCCGTGCGCAACCCGCGCCGCACCGCCGTGACGGCCGCCTCCCTGGCCATCGGCCTGACCCTGGTCACCACGCTGTCGGTCCTCGGCATCACCCTGGGCACCGCCGTCGACCGGATGAGCACCGACAAGCTGAAGGCCGACTACAAGGTCTCCATGGCCGGCGGCATCGGCGGCCTGGACAAGTCCGTGGCCGACACCCTGGCCAAGGCCCCCGGCATCAAGGCCGTCTCCCCGCAGGCCGACGGCTACTTCAAGATCGGCGACAGCTTCCGCTCGGCGTCCGGCGTCAACCCGGCCACCATCGGCGAACTGCTCAACATCGACGTCACGTCCGGCTCCCTGGCCTCCCTCGGCAAGGGCGAGGTCGCCGTCGCCGAGAGCACCGCGAAGAAGCAGAACCTCACCGTCGGCTCCACCCTCCAGGTCCAGTTCGAGGACGGCCAGAAGACCGCCCTGAAGATCGGCGCCGTCTACAAGGACCTGGAAGGCCTGCTGTCCCCGTACGTCGTCGACAACAAGGTCCTCGGCGCGCACACCGACCAGCAGTACGTCCGCGAGGTCTACGTCAACGCCACCGCCGGCGACTCCAAGGCCGGCCAGCAGGCCGTCATCGACGCCCTCGGCAAGAACCCGGCGATGACCGTCGCCACCCGGCAGGACATGCGCAACGAGATGGGCGGCATCATCAACACGATGCTGAACATCATGTACGGCCTGCTCGGCATGGCGCTGATCATCTCGGTGCTCGGCGTGGTCAACACCCTGGCGATGTCCGTCTTCGAGCGGACCCAGGAGATCGGCATGCTGCGGGCGATCGGCCTCGACCGCGCCCGGGTCAAGAACATGATCCGCCTGGAGTCCGTGGTGATCTCGCTCTTCGGCGCGGTCCTCGGCATGGGCATCGGCCTCTTCCTGGCCTGGGCCGTGGGCAGCACCCTCACCAAGTCGGTGCCGAACTACGAGCTGATCCTCCCCTACGGCCGGCTCGGCGTCTTCCTCCTGCTGGCCGCCGTCGTCGGTGTCCTGGCCGCCATGTGGCCGGCCCGCAGCGCCGCCCGGCTGAACATGCTGACCGCCATCAAGACGGAGTAG